In the genome of Microtus ochrogaster isolate Prairie Vole_2 unplaced genomic scaffold, MicOch1.0 UNK110, whole genome shotgun sequence, the window ATACACTTTAGGGCAGGATTGTAGGGCCTTGAGCTGGGTGTGACAGCACATACCTGTAGTTCAGCACTGAGAAGACAGGCAGTAGGGTCATACAAGATCATGAGAccgtggctggagaggtggctcagaggttaagagcatttcctgctctaccaaaggtcctgagttcaattcccagcaaccacatggtggctcacaaccatctataatggggtctggtgccctcttctggcctgcaggcatacacacagaaagaatattgtatacataataaataaataaataaataaataaataaataaataaataaatcaatcaatcaatcaatcatgaGGCCCTGTCTACAAAAAGAAACTTTCCAGGGCTTGCAAGATTCTTCAGAATAAAGTTACTTGACCCTGGCAACCTGACTGACCACTCTACTAAGGTTGTCCgccactgacctccacacacacccagagcACATGAACCTTCCCTCCCCACAACAAAAGAAATTGCTTGGTGTCTTTCTGAGTGAGGTATCCTTTCCTAATTGCTGGTGAACATTAGAATCATTTGGTggaacagttttaaaaataaagatgtttggACCTTATTTCAGATGTCACATGTACAATCACCAAGCCTGAGATGCTGACATGCATTCTGAATTGGTGGTGGAAGAAAACTATAGGGAATTCTAACATGCACCAAATATTAAAGTCTGTTCCCTTCCATTTTTTTATATACCAGAAAGTCCCACTTGGTTAATCAAATAATCAGCCTTAGAGAAAACCTGAGGATTCCTATACCCAGGAAATTTCTGATCTTATTGACAAATGCACAAGCAGAAAGTAAACAACATTGGGTATGCCAGCATCTTAAGGCTTGACAGTAGGTGCATCCCGAACATGCAGCAGCCTCGGGGGATATTCGTAGATACTTTAGGAGATTGAGATACCAGTGATGAACATTCTAGACAGATGTTTCAAAGGACATGTATAAGAAAGGCTTGGGTGAGGAAGATGGATTTAGCTAGAGTAAAATAATTCATGTTAAGAAAGCTtcatgtgggctggagagatggctcagtggttaagagcattgcctgctcttccaaaggtcctgaattcaattcccagcaaccacatggtggctcacaaccatctgtaaagaggtctggcgccctcttctggccttcaggcatacagacagaatattgtatacataataaataaatattttttttaaaaaaaaaaagaaagcttcatgttagccaggtggtggtggcacatgcctttaatcccagcactcgggaggcagaggcaggctgatctccatgagttcgaggccagcctggtctacaagagctagttccaggacaggctccaaagctacagagaaaccctgtctcgaaaatcccccccccacatacacacacaaaaagaaagctTCAGGTAAGCAGAGCTCTTGTAGAATAGCTTtgcttgctgggcggtggtggcacatgtctttaatcccagcacttgtgaggtggatgcaggtggatctctgagatcaaggccagcctggtctacagagcaaattcacagagaaactctgtcctgaaacactgctccccccccccaaaaaaaagaggtTTGCTGTCAGCTTGGAGAACTTAAAATTCTATGTAATAGGAAAACATTAATTAATCACCCTGCATAGTAATTTGGAAAAGGAACCATCAAAAAGTTAAGTAAGTGGTTAGGCATGTGATGGTACGTGGCTGAACAAAGTGGGTGTACTACGGAATAAATTGAGGTGAAACTCTAGAAtcaaatgtttaagaatttaaggGACTATGACTTAGTTGTGAGACAATGTCGAAAAAGGAGATAGCTTCGCAGGTACAAGTCTTTAATGCACAAGTGTTCAGGAATGGAGTTGGATTCCCCCATGCCTATGTAGATGCTGGATGGGCATGgcacctgcctataatcccaaacTAAGTTTGCTAGATTAGTCAAATCAGCTCTGGGTTCAAGGTGAAGGAAGACATCATAAATGTTCAATGTCAACCTTGACAGCCACaggaacatacatatatacatgtgaacacacgcatacacagattGTTCCTTAGAACCAGATTTCTTGGGTCCAAGATTACCACTTACCTGCACAGTAACCAGTGACTTCTGTGCTTCTCTCTCCAGGTTTAGGTTATTTCACCTGGGGTCAGTAATACAATTGATTGCCATATGCAGGTCCCTaggcttgatttccagcactcacaggaTTGTGATTTCAGCTGGGTCCATTGGCCCAACATTACCTCCTAATAAAGGCTTAGAGCCACCTGCAGCTCCAACTCCAGGTGATCCAATACGCTCTTTGGGCCTCTCCACTCAAAcctacatgtgtatacacacttaATAGAAATGTCCTAAAGCATGTTTCAGAAATCCTCACTTAATATGCacgcaacttaaaaaaaaacaacctgctAGGCTTGAGGAATagctcaatcagtaaagtgcCTTGCAAGCACAAGTCTGATCCCCAGAAGCCccgggagctggctcagtgagtAATGTGCTCTCTAGGCAAGCCCAATGACCtctttggatccccagaacccatgtaaaagccagacaaCATAgttgtttgtaatcccagtgcatCCCCCACCACCACTGGAAGATTATAGAGATTGCTAGTTCACAGGACTTGCACTTACCTCAAATATCAAATCATTTGGCCTCAATGTACTGGAACATACAAAAGCTAGGTATAGTGGTGCTCTTTAAAGTTagtgaaaggggaggggaagtgaCTTACTTGCATATGACATGAGTCAGGgacattagatcccctgaaacagaagttacaaatggttgtaagccatcatgtggatgctggcaacggaaactgggtcctctgccaaGAGCAGCTAAGTGCTCccaaccactaagccatccctACAACCCcccacaacttttttttcttgttggctATCCTGTAGTCATGTAGACCACCTGGtactgcctcacaagtgctgggattaaaggcattcgctACCACACCAGCTCCATcagtgcatacttttaatcccagtgccggGGAGGAAACAGATCCCTTGAGCTTGATGGCTGAGCAGCCTAACCCAAAGCCTCAAGCCAGTAAGAGCGTCTTACCAGAAaaggtggacagcacctgaggagCAATGCTGAAGTACAATTTCTGCCCTCTCTAAACCTGTACATACAGGCTTACACAAAAATCACCATTTTCAGACAAGGAATACTATACATTTAtgtacagaaagaaataaaatacattcctTCGTCTGTGACCCTTGCTTATTTGTAAAAAGACCCAAccagggggggctggagagatggctcagtggttaagagcactgactgctcttccagaggacccgggttcaattcccagcacccacatggcagctcacaactgtctgaagatctagttccaggggatctgacaccatcacaccagtgcacataaaataaagttaaataaaccataaaaaatatatttaaaaaaagaggcaaCCAGTATGAATGTGTAATTTACTTAGACTGATGCCTAACTCAGTGAGTGCTCAGAAATGTTTGTTTGCCACTAGAAGGAAACCAAGAGGGCACCTGACAAATGcctgctgttttctttgctttcagagTGTGACTTGTTGGCGAGCTAAGTTTATGGaagcttttttttcccatgttCTGCGTGGAACCATTGATGTGTCTTCTGATAAGCGCCTCTGTGACCAGCGCTTCTCACCTCTCCTGCACAGCTCCCGCCATGTTCGACAGCTCACCATCTGTAATATGCTGCAGGGAGCAACTGAGCTAGTGGCTGAGCCAAACCGCAGGGTTCTAGAGACCCTAGCGAGTTCCCTGCATACCCTCAAGTTCCGCCACCTGCTGTTCTCTGATGTGGCTGCTCAGCAGTCACTGCGACAGCTGTTGCATCAGCTCATTCACCATGGAGCTGTTAGCCAAGTGTCGCTGTACTCATGGCCTGTGCCTGAGTCAGCCCTTTTCATCCTTATCCTCACCATGAGTGCTGGCTTTTGGCAGCCAGGCCCTGGCAGCTTGCCTTGCCGCCTCTGTGGTGAAGCCTCCCGAGGCCGGGCCCCATCCCGAGATGAAGGGTCCTTATTGCTAGGCTCACGCCGGCCTCGGCGGGATGCAGCAGAGCGATGTGCTGCAGCACTGATGGCCACTCGGCGGAAGAGTGAAGTCAAGCAGGTGCCCAGGGCTGTACCTACCACTCGTGTCACACGCCGCAGCACACAAGAAAGCCTGGCAGTAGGCGGGACAGACTCTAAGAGGGAGTTGAACCCTCCAGCCACCTCTTATGAGGCTTCTAGCACCAAGCAGCCATCCTCTGGTCCAGctgccacctcctctgcctcctcttctacatCATCCAAACGGGCTCCAGCCAGCTCAGCCTCTCAGCCTAAGCCCTTAAAGCGTTTCAAACGAGCTGCAGGGAAGAAGGGTGGCCGCACTCGTCAGGGGTCTGGTGCAGAGTCTGAAGACCTatatgactttgtttttattgtggctGGTGAGAAGGAAGATGGTGAAGAGATGGAGATTGGGGAAGTAGCCTGTGGAGCTCTGGATGGATCAGATCCCAGCTGTTTGGggctcccagcactggagacatCCCAGCGATTCCGCAGCATTTCCACCTTGGAGCTGTTCACAGTTCCTCTCTCCACAGAGGCAGCTCTGACACTGTGCCACCTGCTGAGCTCCTGGGTATCACTGGAGAGCCTTACACTTTCCTACAATGGTGAGCACCTGAAGGAACGGATATGGGCTTGGATCTCTCAGCAGCAATGTGCTTAACCCAGGGTGGGGAGTATGATCAGGGAAGTAGAGATGTGTTCCTTTGTGTCTCACAGAGGCAAGAGGTAAACACacccaaaaaaaaatattggcataCTGTTAAtgttagaagagaaaaatgaggtcTCATAATATGGTTTTACAATTGGAAGAAAGGCTTCTTAAGAGGCTAAGACAGCCGCTAGATACAGGAGGCAGTGTAGACCCTGTTTATATCATACTAGTCATATCAGAGCAACTACCCAGgttttaaaagggggaaaaaacaataGCAACCTACAAGACAGTCTTCTGCCCTTACCCACTTGATCATACACTGTCAGCAAAATGTACAATCTGGCTGAAACTACCTGTATTGCTAAGCACTACTTCAGAAACCATAGAAACCATTCACGGCCATCAGCCTCCTTATACCTTTCATTATCTGCAACTAATCTGCCAGTTCCAAACTCTCCTTTACTAAACAACCTCACAAAGAAAGGTCATGCATGAACTCCCTCAGCTAGCCTAATTCTGAGTTCAACCTTTTCTTCTTCACCTCAGAATACACAGCCTTATCTGAAGCTAACTCCCCATACTCTAAATctaaatttcttccttttctagagAGGCTTTTTTCTCAGATGCTCTAGTTTTCATATACTTAGTCTATATCTGACTTTTAATATTctcaaaatactgtttttttaagatttattttattatgtatacaatgttcctccGCATGTACACCTctatgccagaaaagggcaccagacctcattacagatggttatgagccatcatgtgcttcctgggaaatgaactcaggacctcaggaagaacagccagtgttcttaacctctgagccatctctccagcccttgttttgtttttctggacagggtttctctagcagccctggctgtcctggaactagcttcttgtagactagtctggcctcaagctcatagaaattctcctgactctgtctcctgagtgctgggattaaaggcgtgcaccaccactgcccgactcaAAATACTGATTTTTAGTCTCAACCTATAACAATTGACTTGCCTAGGATAACCCTGCTTAGGAAACTGTAGAGCCAGTATTCAAGCCCAGATGACTTCAAAATTCCAATCTTCTAAATCACTGTACTGCTTCTTTCTACTGCCTCTCCCACCACCTAAACATTAAATCAGGTCTCCAACATTCCATTTCTCTTCCAAGAGAGGTCACCTCTACTATCACTACTTACACCTCCAGCGGTGCAGAGGAGAGTGTAGGCCATCCAAGTCCTCCTTGCTACATTTCACATGCACTTTTCCAGTGCTCATTTACATTTATTCCTTCCTAAGCCAagtgtggtgcacacatttaaccCCAACACATGGGAGATTGAGctggaggtggatctctgaatttgaggccagtttatGTAGTGAATTCCATGAtaatcctgtttttaaaaagaaaagaaaaaaaaaaccaaaacactttttttctgaaatactcCCAATATCTCAATCAGTTTCTCAGAACTCCCACTTGACCACCTTTCCTGGACAATTCCATCTACTCCTGTAGCTTCAATGGCTATTGGTGCTAATACCACCCCCCTTGGCTTGAGACATTAGCTCTATCTTTTACTTGAACATACAGATCCACTTATTTGGTTTACTTCTAGGTGTCACCCTTCAAACTCATTTCCAGCCTGGTTACACTACCACTGTACCACAGATCCTCCCCCTCTCAAAGGCATTACAACTGGCTCAGTTGTGTAAAGAAACCAAAATTCTTTCCATATATTTAGCCACTAGGCCCTACTTTCACATATtccaaattcatttatttatatccgTATCCTTAATTCAGGTTATTACTCAATCCTCGCTTGACTTAATTTCAGCAGTCCTTCCTTCATAGAATCCATTGTTTGCACTACAcaagtattcttttaaaacatgtaGTTTGACCCTTTTGTTCAAAGACAGGCTAAGCACAGTGGTactcagaaagtggaggcaggaagatctggagtttaaggccagcattgTCAAAATATTTAGTTTGGGAAAATgtgacactgacacacacacacacacagccttcttgTATAACCTAAGTTGCCCTCAAAAtcacaaccctcctgcctcagtctcccacatGGAATTACtggcatacaccaccatacctCCTAATTTTATAGAACTATTCAGTCCATGTTCACTCCTCCTTGCCCTTCATGCTTTACACACCTTGTCTTCCAGGTTAGAACCTGAGCGCAGTCTTCAAGCCTCtgaatggttttttgttttgttttgtttttttgtcacaATTTCTTCCCCGtttcctttatatttctttaaaactgaatcaggaggcagagacaggcagatctccaagttcaaggacagccagggctacacagagaaacgctgtcttgaaaaacaaaagtctgAATTTGGGAAGCCAGATTGTTCAGTATGCATCCATTTACATATCCATTGTAGTCTTGATT includes:
- the Lrrc41 gene encoding leucine-rich repeat-containing protein 41 isoform X2; its protein translation is MGGPSQVQYFKASYLCSIYITWRGLRKLPSKKGLSTQAIWRRLWDELMKTRPSSLESVTCWRAKFMEAFFSHVLRGTIDVSSDKRLCDQRFSPLLHSSRHVRQLTICNMLQGATELVAEPNRRVLETLASSLHTLKFRHLLFSDVAAQQSLRQLLHQLIHHGAVSQVSLYSWPVPESALFILILTMSAGFWQPGPGSLPCRLCGEASRGRAPSRDEGSLLLGSRRPRRDAAERCAAALMATRRKSEVKQVPRAVPTTRVTRRSTQESLAVGGTDSKRELNPPATSYEASSTKQPSSGPAATSSASSSTSSKRAPASSASQPKPLKRFKRAAGKKGGRTRQGSGAESEDLYDFVFIVAGEKEDGEEMEIGEVACGALDGSDPSCLGLPALETSQRFRSISTLELFTVPLSTEAALTLCHLLSSWVSLESLTLSYNGLGSNIFRLLDSLRALSGQAGCRLRALHLSDLFSPLPILELTRAIVRALPLLRVLSIRVDHPSQRDNPAVPENAGPPGHIIGDEEIPENCLEQLEMGFPRGAQPAPLLCSVLKASGSLQQLSLDSATFASPQDFGLVLQTLKEYNLSLKRLSFHDMNLADCQSEVLFLLQNLTLQEITFSFCRLFEKRPAQFLPEMVAAMKGNSTLKGLRLPGNRLGNAGLLALADVFSEDSSSSLCQLDISSNCIKPDGLLEFAKRLERWGRGAFGHLRLFQNWLDQDAVTAREAIRRLRATCHVVSDSWDSSQAFADYVSTM